One genomic segment of Thermovibrio guaymasensis includes these proteins:
- a CDS encoding 16S rRNA (uracil(1498)-N(3))-methyltransferase: MRRFKIDKVRNGEAYLRGQEARHALKVLRLKKGDEIIVFDGEGKEYLAVISAASPTSVKLKILEETNVNRDSPLDSTLYMGITNKVQKLELAIQKTTELGVKRIVPVICRRSSTAQLIKNWEGKLRRWREIAVNASKQCGRTVIPEISEPVKIEEIEDSSDLSFVLWEKGGKSFKDYQSYSASSVSFLVGPEGGLEKEEIELLKERGFKPIYLGKRILRAETAAIAGMTLIQYIWGDLG, encoded by the coding sequence GATAGATAAAGTTAGAAATGGCGAGGCCTACCTGAGAGGGCAGGAGGCCCGCCATGCCCTTAAGGTTTTAAGGTTAAAGAAAGGTGATGAGATAATTGTCTTTGATGGAGAGGGTAAGGAGTATTTGGCAGTAATCTCTGCAGCCTCTCCTACCTCCGTTAAACTGAAAATCCTTGAGGAGACAAACGTAAACAGGGATAGCCCTTTAGACTCAACCCTCTACATGGGTATAACAAACAAAGTGCAGAAACTTGAGCTTGCGATTCAGAAAACGACTGAACTTGGAGTTAAGAGAATTGTTCCGGTAATTTGCCGCCGCTCCTCAACTGCTCAGCTTATAAAGAACTGGGAAGGGAAGTTGAGGAGGTGGAGGGAAATTGCCGTTAACGCTTCAAAGCAGTGTGGTAGAACAGTTATACCTGAGATATCAGAGCCGGTGAAGATTGAGGAGATTGAGGATAGTTCGGATCTCTCCTTTGTCCTATGGGAGAAAGGCGGAAAGTCCTTTAAAGACTACCAGAGTTACTCTGCTTCTTCGGTTTCTTTCCTTGTCGGTCCCGAAGGAGGGCTTGAGAAGGAAGAGATAGAGCTCTTAAAAGAAAGGGGGTTTAAACCTATTTATCTAGGTAAGAGAATTTTGAGGGCAGAGACTGCTGCAATTGCCGGAATGACCTTAATTCAGTACATATGGGGAGACCTTGGATAG
- a CDS encoding macro domain-containing protein produces the protein MEVLLERVINGRVLKAVHGDITEEGTEAIVNAANSLLKHGGGVAGAIVKKGGKVIQEESDRIVSERGPVPVGGAVYTTAGNLKAKYVIHAVGPIWGEGDEERKLRSAVRSALKLADELGLNSIALPAISTGIFGYPKREGVRVIVDEVIRYLEENPSTSLKKIHFTAIDGETAEFFKEEIKSLT, from the coding sequence ATGGAGGTTTTATTAGAAAGAGTTATAAACGGAAGAGTGTTAAAGGCGGTTCACGGGGATATTACCGAAGAAGGAACAGAGGCAATAGTTAACGCCGCTAACTCCCTCTTAAAACACGGTGGTGGTGTTGCTGGAGCAATTGTTAAGAAAGGGGGGAAGGTTATACAGGAAGAGAGCGATAGGATAGTTAGTGAGAGGGGTCCAGTTCCAGTTGGCGGCGCAGTCTATACGACGGCGGGGAACTTAAAGGCAAAGTACGTAATCCACGCAGTAGGTCCAATCTGGGGCGAAGGGGATGAGGAAAGGAAGTTAAGGAGTGCAGTTCGCTCTGCTCTGAAACTTGCCGACGAGCTCGGTCTAAACTCTATTGCCCTCCCTGCAATCAGCACCGGAATCTTCGGCTATCCGAAAAGGGAGGGAGTAAGAGTAATAGTTGATGAAGTTATCAGATACTTAGAGGAAAACCCTAGCACCTCACTGAAGAAAATCCACTTTACTGCAATAGATGGGGAAACTGCAGAGTTTTTTAAGGAAGAGATAAAGAGTCTAACCTAG